A window of Methanolobus sediminis contains these coding sequences:
- a CDS encoding Rieske (2Fe-2S) protein: protein MPEWVAAIKEEDLIEGKIKIVNTGNKQIALIKMKNEIYALDNECPHQGCPLKSGTLEEYTLKCACHNWGFDIRTGENVDTGEYIDIDDPKIETYDVKIENGIVSVLA, encoded by the coding sequence ATGCCTGAGTGGGTAGCTGCTATTAAGGAAGAAGATCTGATCGAAGGAAAAATAAAAATTGTGAACACAGGTAATAAGCAAATAGCTCTTATTAAAATGAAAAATGAAATATATGCACTTGACAACGAATGCCCTCATCAGGGGTGCCCTCTTAAAAGCGGAACGCTTGAAGAATATACACTCAAGTGTGCATGTCATAATTGGGGTTTTGATATAAGGACCGGGGAAAATGTCGATACGGGAGAATATATCGACATAGATGACCCTAAAATAGAAACTTATGATGTAAAGATTGAGAACGGAATTGTCTCAGTGCTTGCCTGA
- a CDS encoding DEAD/DEAH box helicase, which translates to MESSSFKDLHLSRNLEKAIEELGFEEPTPIQAQSIPFIIEGRDVIGQAQTGTGKTAAFGIPALEMVNPNSKKTQVLVLCPTRELANQVAEEMGKLAKYLNVHILPVYGGQNIDRQIKALRKGVQIVIGTPGRVMDHIERNTLKLNGVDMIVLDEADEMLDMGFREDIETILSSVPETRQTIFFSATMPKPIMRLTKQYQQNPMHVKTIHKVVTAPNMEQSYFEVKHHMKPDVLCRMIDIYDVKSCLVFCNTKKMVDDLVTTLKTRGYLADGLHGDMKQTQREKVMASFRKGEIETLVATDVAARGIDVENIEVVFNFDMPQDEESYVHRIGRTGRAGRQGIAFTFVTAREIYKIKSIQKYTKTKIQCKKVPTRSDAEEIKAGMLATRVKETIDEGHLGKYVHWVEKMLDEDCTTMDIAAGLVKIMLAENR; encoded by the coding sequence ATGGAATCATCAAGTTTTAAAGACCTTCATTTATCACGAAATCTCGAAAAAGCAATTGAAGAACTGGGTTTTGAGGAGCCAACGCCTATTCAGGCTCAGTCAATACCTTTTATTATTGAAGGTAGGGATGTCATCGGACAGGCCCAGACAGGTACAGGAAAAACTGCAGCATTTGGAATTCCTGCCCTTGAAATGGTAAACCCTAACAGCAAGAAGACACAGGTACTTGTCCTCTGTCCTACAAGGGAACTTGCGAATCAGGTTGCAGAAGAGATGGGCAAACTTGCCAAGTATCTTAATGTACATATACTCCCGGTTTACGGCGGACAGAATATTGACAGACAGATCAAGGCTCTCAGAAAAGGTGTCCAGATAGTTATCGGTACCCCTGGAAGGGTTATGGATCACATTGAGAGAAATACACTGAAGCTTAACGGCGTAGACATGATTGTGCTCGATGAAGCAGATGAAATGCTGGATATGGGTTTCAGGGAAGATATTGAAACAATACTCAGTAGTGTTCCTGAGACAAGGCAGACGATTTTTTTCTCTGCTACAATGCCAAAGCCAATTATGAGGCTGACAAAGCAGTATCAGCAGAACCCAATGCATGTGAAGACAATACACAAGGTAGTTACTGCGCCAAACATGGAACAGTCCTATTTTGAGGTCAAGCATCACATGAAGCCTGATGTTCTTTGCAGAATGATAGATATCTATGATGTGAAATCATGTCTTGTATTCTGTAATACAAAAAAGATGGTTGATGACCTTGTTACTACTCTAAAGACCAGAGGATATCTTGCAGATGGTCTTCACGGCGATATGAAGCAGACCCAGAGAGAAAAAGTAATGGCCAGCTTCAGGAAAGGTGAGATAGAGACACTTGTTGCTACTGATGTGGCTGCACGTGGTATCGATGTGGAGAATATTGAGGTTGTATTCAATTTTGATATGCCACAGGATGAAGAATCATATGTTCACAGGATCGGAAGGACTGGTCGTGCAGGAAGACAGGGAATTGCATTTACTTTTGTCACTGCAAGGGAGATCTACAAGATCAAGAGCATCCAGAAATACACCAAAACCAAGATACAGTGCAAGAAGGTTCCTACCAGAAGTGATGCCGAAGAGATCAAGGCAGGTATGCTTGCAACCAGGGTCAAGGAAACCATTGATGAAGGACATCTTGGCAAATATGTCCACTGGGTGGAAAAAATGCTTGATGAAGATTGTACTACCATGGATATTGCGGCAGGTCTCGTTAAGATCATGCTTGCTGAGAACAGGTAA
- the eif1A gene encoding translation initiation factor eIF-1A: protein MANYRSNKRKSNASGGNTDGEVVRVRTPRKENGEVLATVSSLLGANRVRLQCMDGVVRMGRIPGSKKKRMWVREGDIVIATPWEIQDEKADVIWKYTRPQITWLEKKGYLK, encoded by the coding sequence CTGGCTAATTATAGAAGTAATAAAAGGAAAAGTAACGCAAGTGGGGGAAACACTGACGGTGAGGTTGTCAGAGTCAGGACTCCACGTAAAGAAAATGGTGAGGTTCTTGCAACAGTTTCAAGTTTACTTGGAGCGAACAGGGTAAGGTTGCAGTGTATGGACGGTGTTGTCCGTATGGGAAGGATCCCTGGTTCAAAGAAGAAGAGAATGTGGGTTCGTGAAGGCGACATTGTTATTGCTACTCCCTGGGAGATCCAGGATGAAAAAGCTGATGTTATCTGGAAGTATACCAGGCCACAGATTACATGGCTGGAGAAAAAAGGATACCTTAAATAG
- a CDS encoding TRAM domain-containing protein, whose translation MFNNREESTAPVDAGETYEVTIEDIAREGDGIARVSGFVIFVPGTSVGDEVNIKITKVLRKFAFAEVAE comes from the coding sequence ATGTTCAACAACAGAGAAGAATCAACTGCTCCAGTAGATGCCGGAGAGACATACGAAGTAACAATCGAGGATATCGCAAGAGAAGGAGACGGAATTGCAAGAGTAAGCGGTTTTGTAATCTTCGTACCTGGCACATCCGTAGGCGATGAAGTAAACATCAAGATCACAAAAGTACTCAGAAAGTTCGCTTTCGCAGAAGTTGCTGAATAA
- the hgcB gene encoding mercury methylation ferredoxin HgcB, translating into MFNSYEENTLQYYPEKCINCLMCTQVCPHGVFTEGEKHVELTRPELCMECGACAGNCPVQAIEVQSGVGCAWAMINAALKGKDMDSEASCCGEDGCCQ; encoded by the coding sequence ATGTTCAATTCATACGAAGAGAACACGCTTCAGTACTATCCTGAGAAGTGCATAAACTGTCTTATGTGCACACAGGTCTGCCCACATGGAGTTTTCACTGAAGGAGAGAAACATGTAGAACTCACAAGACCGGAATTATGTATGGAATGTGGTGCATGTGCTGGTAATTGCCCTGTTCAGGCTATTGAAGTACAGAGCGGTGTCGGATGTGCATGGGCAATGATAAATGCAGCCCTTAAAGGAAAGGACATGGATAGCGAAGCAAGTTGCTGTGGTGAGGATGGATGCTGCCAGTGA